CCGTCGAGGCCGAAGCCGTCCACGGCGAGGAGCTTGCCGTCCCGCTGGCGGTCGGCCAGGGCCATCGCCAGGCCGAGCTGCCGCACCTTGCGGGGCAGGGTGTAGCTGTAGGAGCGGGGCTTGGGGCCGAACGCGACGCCGCCGCCCACGAAGGTGGGAACTGAGCGGTCGCCGTGACGGGCGTTGCCGGTGCCCTTCTGGCTGTACATCTTCTTGCCCGTCTTGCTGACCTGGGCGCGCGTCTTGGTGCTCGCGGTGCCGCGGCGGCGACCGGCGAGCTGCCAGGTCACGACCTCGTGCAGCACGTGCGGGTTCACTTCCGGCAGATCGAGGTCAATGCTGCGACCGCCGTTCTTGCCGATAACGCTGAT
The genomic region above belongs to Deinococcus aerius and contains:
- the rplD gene encoding 50S ribosomal protein L4 — encoded protein: MAQISVIGKNGGRSIDLDLPEVNPHVLHEVVTWQLAGRRRGTASTKTRAQVSKTGKKMYSQKGTGNARHGDRSVPTFVGGGVAFGPKPRSYSYTLPRKVRQLGLAMALADRQRDGKLLAVDGFGLDGKTKGFVAWAAQNGLDGSERVLVVTDDEATRRAARNVAWATVLPVAGLNVYDILRHERLVIDAVALEPAQEEVISEGVAQ